A portion of the Deinococcus peraridilitoris DSM 19664 genome contains these proteins:
- a CDS encoding DsbA family oxidoreductase, giving the protein MTSALSPTTTQPRLKVDVWSDIACPWCYIGKRRLEAALAQFAHRDRVEVVWHSFELDTSAPVSTPQSAREHLAVKYGTTSEKAQEMQERMTGVAAEEGLDFRFDNLKITNTFQAHQVVHLAAQRGLQGAMKERFFRAYLTEGEQLGDTATLVRLAGEVGLEEDEVRTALEQQTHADAVRADEAKAYAYGISGVPFFVLGEKYGVSGAQSADVLLGALQQVWQEQQPLQLLATPAEDADGCEDGSCALPPR; this is encoded by the coding sequence ATGACTTCTGCTCTTTCTCCTACAACCACCCAGCCGCGCCTCAAGGTAGACGTGTGGTCGGACATCGCCTGCCCCTGGTGCTACATTGGCAAACGGCGCCTGGAAGCCGCGCTGGCGCAGTTCGCGCACCGTGATCGGGTGGAGGTGGTGTGGCACAGTTTCGAACTGGACACCTCCGCGCCGGTCAGCACCCCTCAGAGCGCCCGCGAGCACCTCGCGGTGAAGTACGGCACGACCAGCGAAAAAGCACAGGAAATGCAGGAGCGCATGACCGGAGTCGCCGCCGAGGAGGGACTCGATTTCCGTTTCGATAACCTCAAAATCACCAACACCTTCCAGGCACATCAGGTGGTGCACCTCGCGGCGCAGCGTGGTCTGCAAGGCGCCATGAAAGAGCGCTTTTTTCGGGCCTACCTGACAGAAGGAGAGCAGCTCGGTGACACCGCGACCCTCGTGCGTCTCGCCGGGGAAGTCGGCCTGGAAGAGGACGAAGTCCGCACGGCCCTGGAGCAGCAGACACACGCTGACGCGGTGCGCGCCGACGAAGCGAAAGCTTATGCGTACGGTATTTCCGGTGTGCCGTTCTTTGTGCTGGGCGAGAAATACGGCGTCAGCGGCGCGCAAAGCGCCGACGTGCTGCTCGGCGCCCTGCAGCAGGTGTGGCAGGAACAGCAGCCGCTGCAGCTGCTTGCAACGCCCGCCGAGGACGCCGACGGGTGCGAGGACGGTTCCTGCGCGCTGCCGCCGCGCTGA
- a CDS encoding LysR family transcriptional regulator, with protein sequence MNAQPTLAQLKFFVAVADAGSFSEAAAELNVSQSSLSEAVAKLEKILGQPLLRRTTGGTTLTPAGQRAMEHARVALLAISDLHLAVAMNDALSGTLRIATHRSLGVHILAPVLFALNQKHPALQVHVQDSESDGAGGQELIRSGQVDAGFIDAPSGDGLLWWPLLADEYHAVVPASRGAAPLTWAELRTAHLILTPSANTCHRHVQAYLRAHDVQATQLREVEEDGVILKMVEHGLGVTLMPRLAFEPLLPGLRVVALPAPLTRHLGVAVRPGRAGLPHIKAFMQAVRLHLPAPQGAYTPLRPT encoded by the coding sequence ATGAACGCGCAACCTACCCTCGCCCAGTTGAAGTTCTTTGTCGCGGTGGCGGATGCCGGCAGCTTCAGCGAGGCCGCCGCGGAACTGAACGTCTCGCAGAGCAGCCTGAGTGAAGCCGTCGCGAAGCTCGAAAAAATCCTGGGGCAGCCGCTGCTGCGGCGGACCACGGGCGGCACCACACTCACACCTGCCGGGCAGCGCGCGATGGAGCACGCCCGCGTGGCCCTGCTGGCGATCAGCGACCTGCACCTGGCCGTGGCCATGAACGACGCGCTGAGCGGCACCCTCCGGATTGCCACCCACCGAAGCCTGGGCGTGCACATCCTCGCGCCGGTGCTGTTCGCGCTGAACCAGAAGCACCCCGCGTTGCAGGTTCACGTGCAGGACTCGGAAAGCGACGGAGCCGGCGGGCAGGAGCTGATCCGCAGCGGGCAGGTGGACGCCGGATTCATCGATGCGCCCAGCGGTGACGGGCTGCTGTGGTGGCCGCTGCTGGCCGACGAGTACCACGCGGTGGTGCCCGCCAGCCGAGGCGCGGCCCCACTCACCTGGGCGGAACTCCGCACGGCGCACCTGATCCTCACGCCCAGCGCCAACACCTGCCACCGGCACGTGCAGGCGTACCTGCGTGCGCATGACGTGCAGGCCACGCAGCTCCGTGAAGTGGAGGAGGACGGCGTCATCCTCAAAATGGTCGAACATGGCCTGGGGGTGACGTTGATGCCCCGTTTGGCCTTTGAACCGCTGCTCCCGGGACTGCGCGTGGTGGCCTTGCCTGCACCGCTCACGCGCCATCTTGGGGTGGCAGTGCGCCCGGGACGCGCAGGTCTCCCGCACATCAAGGCGTTCATGCAGGCGGTCCGCCTGCACCTGCCAGCGCCGCAGGGCGCGTACACACCATTGCGTCCCACCTAA
- a CDS encoding PhzF family phenazine biosynthesis protein, protein MQNSPVQVSIVYAFTNRGTGGNPAGVVLDADQLTLTQKQQVAAQVGLSETAFVSRSTSADFKLEFFTPSRQIAHCGHATIATFSLLVQRGRLMSTTSSKETVDGRREILLDGDRVYMEQRAPQYTPLEQTTVTRAEVLQALNVRAEDLLMGHDPMVVNTGNSFLLVPFKADAIVRSIQADQQRLLTISDALDLVGIYPFSLEVSEPGRHAAARMFGPRYGIPEEAATGMAAGPLGAYLHDVLGLKATPLLIEQGGHMSPPSLSELEVRLQTDEGGVRSLMVGGWAREADVIQVEVN, encoded by the coding sequence ATGCAAAATTCACCTGTCCAAGTCAGCATCGTCTACGCGTTCACCAACCGCGGCACCGGTGGGAACCCGGCGGGCGTCGTGCTGGACGCTGACCAGCTGACCCTGACCCAGAAACAGCAGGTTGCCGCGCAGGTTGGCCTGTCTGAGACTGCGTTTGTGTCGAGGTCCACCAGCGCCGACTTCAAGCTGGAGTTCTTCACGCCGAGCCGCCAGATCGCGCATTGCGGTCACGCCACCATCGCGACGTTCTCCCTGCTGGTGCAGAGGGGGAGGCTGATGTCAACGACCAGTTCCAAAGAAACCGTGGACGGGCGCCGTGAAATCCTGCTGGACGGGGACCGCGTGTACATGGAGCAGCGCGCTCCGCAGTACACTCCGCTCGAGCAGACCACCGTCACCCGGGCGGAAGTGCTGCAGGCCCTCAACGTGCGTGCCGAGGACCTGTTGATGGGCCATGATCCGATGGTGGTCAACACTGGGAATTCTTTCCTGCTGGTCCCGTTCAAGGCCGATGCCATCGTGCGGAGCATTCAAGCGGATCAGCAGCGGCTGCTGACGATCAGTGACGCCTTGGACCTGGTGGGCATCTACCCGTTTTCTCTGGAGGTCAGCGAGCCTGGCCGTCACGCGGCTGCCCGGATGTTCGGCCCCCGCTACGGCATTCCAGAAGAAGCCGCCACCGGGATGGCTGCAGGTCCGTTGGGCGCGTACCTTCACGATGTGCTGGGTCTGAAGGCCACCCCGTTGCTGATTGAGCAGGGCGGCCACATGTCACCCCCTTCGCTGAGTGAACTCGAAGTCCGACTCCAGACGGACGAAGGAGGCGTGCGCAGCCTGATGGTTGGCGGATGGGCACGTGAAGCGGACGTCATCCAGGTCGAGGTGAACTAA
- the yidD gene encoding membrane protein insertion efficiency factor YidD: MNTNRFALAGIDGYRRYLSPYKGFRCAHAAFFGGPSCSQAVRDIIEQRGLQDGWSEIQTRFAACRSAYAHLRGAPGRSAWLPGRSGVTTRGVCCCGPIPIPFRCG, from the coding sequence ATGAACACGAACCGCTTCGCACTGGCAGGCATCGACGGCTACAGACGCTACCTTTCCCCCTACAAGGGCTTTCGTTGTGCGCACGCCGCCTTCTTCGGCGGGCCCTCGTGTTCTCAGGCGGTGCGTGACATCATCGAGCAGCGTGGCCTGCAGGACGGATGGAGCGAGATTCAGACCCGTTTTGCCGCGTGCCGCTCGGCGTACGCTCACCTGCGTGGCGCGCCGGGTCGCTCGGCCTGGCTGCCGGGCCGAAGTGGCGTGACCACTCGGGGCGTGTGCTGCTGCGGCCCCATCCCGATTCCGTTTCGCTGCGGATAA
- a CDS encoding metallophosphoesterase: MSLRMSPRLRAPAAALVALTVLAGVGVRGAYTFGVVHHQLKLPWLQKRLRVVQLSDLHFGRFIRAASVDAWVKAVLAQQPDLIVITGDFVDSRVGDGRPALLRALKQLSAPLGVWGVWGNHDHLRLRERLGDFERQLRKVGVQLLVNTGIQLRPDFFLAGVDDYLQGTPDVPAALRKRSPGSATVLLSHHPDVLPTVPQDVTLSLSGHTHGGQLKFPGLRWLYRWTPIGALCLEGFVHAPALGYVSRGLGVTWVPMRIGSPAELSVFDLQPLEGRPTCPQEERRGVVSSEASSSPVITEMVPPDSSTASRTFSID, encoded by the coding sequence ATGTCGCTGCGTATGTCACCGCGCCTTCGTGCCCCTGCAGCCGCGTTGGTGGCCCTGACCGTACTGGCCGGCGTTGGAGTCCGCGGCGCCTACACCTTTGGAGTTGTTCACCATCAATTGAAGTTGCCCTGGCTGCAAAAAAGATTGCGGGTCGTGCAGCTGAGTGATCTGCATTTCGGGCGGTTTATCCGGGCAGCTTCCGTGGACGCCTGGGTGAAGGCCGTGCTGGCGCAGCAGCCGGACCTGATCGTGATTACGGGTGACTTCGTGGATTCCCGTGTCGGTGATGGCCGCCCGGCCCTGCTGCGCGCCCTGAAGCAACTCAGTGCCCCGCTGGGTGTGTGGGGTGTGTGGGGCAACCATGACCACCTGCGCCTGCGTGAGCGCCTGGGGGATTTCGAAAGGCAGTTGCGGAAGGTGGGCGTGCAACTGCTCGTCAACACTGGAATCCAGCTGCGTCCGGACTTTTTCCTCGCGGGCGTCGATGATTACCTGCAGGGAACGCCGGATGTACCTGCAGCGTTGCGCAAACGGTCACCGGGCAGCGCGACCGTACTGCTGTCACATCATCCGGACGTGCTGCCCACGGTCCCGCAGGATGTCACGTTGAGTCTGAGTGGGCATACGCACGGCGGTCAGCTGAAGTTTCCGGGGTTGCGTTGGCTGTACCGCTGGACACCCATTGGAGCGTTGTGCCTGGAGGGCTTCGTTCACGCGCCAGCACTGGGATACGTGTCGCGTGGCCTTGGTGTGACGTGGGTTCCCATGAGAATTGGCAGTCCCGCCGAACTGAGTGTCTTCGATTTGCAGCCGCTCGAAGGGCGCCCGACCTGCCCTCAGGAGGAACGGCGTGGGGTGGTTTCCAGCGAAGCGTCCTCTTCACCGGTCATCACCGAGATGGTTCCGCCGGATTCCAGCACGGCCAGCCGGACGTTCTCGATCGACTGA
- a CDS encoding DUF421 domain-containing protein codes for MDVVLQVLREILTPQEGWTPEFVVRVVLSTTLLFAFVIVLARTFGARTFASFTSYDFLINIAAGSLVASSILGQNLIEGALSLLALAVLQWATSWVSAHSRRVHDVVDNPPVVLIERGEINEQAMRKVRVSHQSLEQQLRNKGVQSIENVRLAVLESGGTISVMTGEEDASLETTPRRSS; via the coding sequence ATGGATGTAGTGCTTCAGGTTCTACGGGAAATTCTGACACCTCAGGAAGGCTGGACGCCAGAATTCGTGGTGCGCGTCGTTCTTTCGACCACGCTGCTGTTTGCTTTTGTGATTGTGCTGGCGCGTACGTTCGGCGCGCGCACCTTCGCGTCGTTCACGTCGTATGACTTTCTGATCAACATCGCCGCCGGTTCGCTGGTCGCGTCGTCCATTCTGGGCCAGAACCTCATCGAGGGCGCCCTGTCGCTGCTGGCCCTCGCGGTGCTGCAATGGGCGACCTCCTGGGTCAGTGCCCACTCGCGCCGCGTGCACGATGTGGTCGACAATCCACCGGTCGTGCTGATCGAACGCGGTGAGATCAACGAACAGGCCATGCGCAAGGTACGCGTTTCACACCAGTCGCTCGAGCAGCAGTTGCGCAACAAAGGCGTTCAGTCGATCGAGAACGTCCGGCTGGCCGTGCTGGAATCCGGCGGAACCATCTCGGTGATGACCGGTGAAGAGGACGCTTCGCTGGAAACCACCCCACGCCGTTCCTCCTGA
- a CDS encoding DUF2254 domain-containing protein, translated as MNLQLGQAWARVRDSFWFLPAMMTLGSMALAELVVNIDERFEVNDLDGLGWLYGGSAEGARAMLAAIAGSLIGVAGTVFSITIAALSLASNQMGPRLLEHFTRDRGNQAALGTFIGTFTFALLVLRTVRSTENEFVPHLAVTLGLVLTLSSLGVLIYFIHHISSGINVSRVIQLVSQDLERSISRHFVARSAQQTADRRDESLPQDFDERATILRAEHGGYLQTVDVGALLKLSVRHDVIVRLLVRPGSFVFHGAPIAQIYPQAVARDELLQTLVVGTRRTSPQDVELAVRQLVEVAVRALSPGINDPFTVLTVLDHLGNALCRVAEKVPPPAVHFCNRKIRVVIPVTDFDGLTDAMFHQIRQNGASHPAVMIRLLEVLAVAIEQFGDSREQSTLHRHASLARTAGMQGAQLSADQHDIEERYTRFLAALNQASASRGPRKQAR; from the coding sequence TTGAACCTTCAGCTCGGTCAGGCCTGGGCACGCGTGCGGGACAGCTTCTGGTTCCTGCCTGCCATGATGACCTTAGGCTCCATGGCCCTGGCCGAGCTGGTCGTGAACATTGACGAGCGCTTCGAAGTCAATGACCTCGATGGTCTGGGCTGGCTGTACGGTGGCAGCGCAGAAGGTGCGCGCGCCATGCTCGCGGCCATCGCGGGTTCGCTGATCGGGGTGGCGGGAACGGTCTTCTCGATCACCATCGCGGCGCTGTCACTCGCCTCCAACCAGATGGGTCCGCGCTTGCTGGAGCACTTCACCCGGGACCGGGGAAATCAGGCAGCGCTCGGCACGTTCATCGGGACCTTCACCTTCGCGCTGCTGGTGCTGCGCACGGTGCGCAGCACGGAAAACGAGTTTGTTCCGCACCTGGCCGTCACCCTGGGGTTGGTGCTCACCCTGAGCAGTCTCGGCGTCCTGATTTACTTCATCCATCATATTTCCAGTGGCATCAACGTCAGCCGGGTCATCCAGCTGGTTTCGCAGGATTTGGAACGCTCCATTTCACGGCACTTCGTTGCACGGTCAGCGCAGCAGACTGCCGACCGGCGAGACGAATCCCTCCCACAAGATTTCGACGAACGTGCCACGATTCTCCGTGCAGAGCACGGTGGGTACCTGCAGACCGTGGACGTCGGCGCGCTGCTGAAGCTTTCAGTGCGTCATGACGTGATCGTCCGTCTGCTGGTGCGTCCGGGAAGTTTCGTGTTCCACGGGGCGCCCATCGCCCAGATCTACCCACAGGCCGTAGCGCGCGACGAACTTCTTCAGACCCTTGTCGTCGGGACCCGGCGCACATCACCGCAGGACGTCGAGTTGGCCGTACGGCAGCTGGTGGAGGTTGCCGTCCGTGCTCTCTCGCCGGGCATCAACGATCCCTTCACGGTTCTCACGGTTCTTGACCACCTGGGAAACGCGTTGTGTCGTGTGGCCGAGAAAGTGCCGCCTCCAGCCGTGCACTTTTGTAACCGCAAAATCCGTGTGGTGATTCCGGTGACCGATTTCGATGGACTGACGGACGCGATGTTTCATCAGATCCGCCAGAATGGCGCTTCGCATCCCGCAGTGATGATCCGACTGCTTGAAGTCCTTGCCGTCGCCATCGAGCAGTTCGGGGATTCACGGGAGCAGTCGACACTGCACCGGCACGCCAGCCTCGCACGAACGGCAGGAATGCAGGGAGCGCAGCTGAGCGCCGATCAGCACGACATTGAAGAGAGATATACCCGCTTTCTGGCCGCGCTCAACCAAGCGAGCGCTTCACGCGGGCCACGGAAACAGGCACGCTGA
- a CDS encoding mechanosensitive ion channel family protein has protein sequence MSTGVNAAVERIQNIGRDLMAALPNVAIGLVVVLIFWFAARVVRTLIQRIWATRGYERDLALLFGRLASAALTVLGVLVALTIIFPSVTPASLFSLLGVGGVAIGFAFRDILQNLLAGILILLTRPFRIGDQIIVSGSEGTVEDIQVRATLIRTYDNRQVVIPNADLFTNTVTVNTAYDKRRLQYDVGIGYGDDIDMAKQVILETLQGVTSIRTDPVPEVLVVDLAESSVNLRVRWWIDPPLRKDALDTQDEVLHKLKEALLAHGIDLPFPTRQVLLHDQTETTDGDRARQREGWPRGQGDVPGARWIPRRSDKERVDKEQP, from the coding sequence GTGAGCACGGGCGTGAATGCCGCGGTCGAGCGCATTCAGAACATCGGACGTGACCTGATGGCCGCGCTGCCCAATGTCGCCATCGGGCTGGTCGTCGTGCTGATCTTCTGGTTTGCCGCGCGCGTCGTCCGCACGCTCATCCAGCGCATCTGGGCCACCCGAGGATACGAGCGGGACCTCGCGCTGCTCTTCGGGCGCCTCGCCTCGGCCGCGCTGACCGTGCTGGGCGTGCTGGTGGCGCTGACCATCATCTTTCCTTCTGTCACACCTGCCAGCCTCTTCAGTCTGCTGGGCGTGGGCGGCGTCGCCATCGGCTTCGCCTTTCGTGACATCCTGCAGAACCTGCTGGCGGGCATCCTGATTCTGCTCACCCGTCCCTTCCGGATTGGGGACCAGATCATCGTGAGCGGTTCGGAGGGCACCGTCGAGGACATTCAGGTACGCGCCACCCTGATTCGCACCTACGACAACCGGCAGGTGGTCATTCCCAACGCGGATCTCTTCACCAACACCGTCACCGTGAACACCGCCTATGACAAACGCCGCCTGCAGTACGACGTGGGCATCGGCTACGGCGATGACATCGACATGGCCAAACAGGTGATTCTGGAAACCCTGCAGGGAGTGACTTCGATCCGCACGGACCCTGTGCCGGAAGTGCTGGTGGTGGACCTCGCGGAGAGCAGCGTGAATCTGCGGGTGCGCTGGTGGATTGACCCCCCGTTGCGCAAGGACGCGCTGGACACCCAGGACGAGGTGCTGCATAAGCTGAAAGAAGCGCTGCTCGCGCATGGCATCGATCTGCCCTTCCCGACCCGGCAGGTGCTGCTGCATGACCAGACCGAAACGACCGATGGAGACCGCGCCCGGCAACGGGAAGGCTGGCCGAGAGGTCAGGGTGACGTGCCGGGTGCGCGCTGGATCCCACGACGCAGCGACAAGGAGCGCGTTGACAAGGAGCAGCCTTGA
- a CDS encoding cation:proton antiporter, producing the protein MDTLNAALVVVGGLVLLLGFFSAYIKNRSVLSLPLLALLLGLLLGPGLNVLDPAEWGHQETILEEAARLTLAIGLMAVALRLPRAYLKRHWRALLVLLGLVMPLMWIASGLLTYLLLDVPILLALLIGAVITPTDPVVASSLVSGEAAKDTLPDDDRHLLSAESGINDGLAYLLVLLPILLLLNSTGTALEHWLSMTLVREIIGGVMVGIAAGYGAGRLLEWCEHRRLIEQPSFLSTTIALALLVLGGAKLLGTNGVLAVFVAGIAFDQVVGGGERAQEHKVQESVNQFFSLPIFTLFGLMAPVQEWLDLGWPLLVLGLGVLLFRRLPFVFLARRALPQLPRRRDLLFLGWFGPVGVSAMFYAMLALRKTQEPVVWVVSSLVILASIVAHGLSATPFVKWYGRQTAAQEGVQSPRH; encoded by the coding sequence ATGGACACCCTGAACGCCGCGCTCGTCGTCGTGGGTGGTCTGGTGCTGCTGTTGGGATTCTTTTCGGCATACATCAAGAACCGCTCGGTGCTGTCCCTGCCCCTCCTGGCGCTGCTGCTTGGTCTGCTGCTCGGTCCAGGGCTGAACGTCCTCGACCCGGCCGAGTGGGGGCACCAGGAAACCATTTTGGAAGAAGCAGCGCGCCTTACGCTGGCCATCGGACTGATGGCCGTGGCCCTCCGTCTGCCGCGCGCTTACTTGAAACGTCACTGGCGCGCGCTGTTGGTACTGCTGGGCCTGGTCATGCCGCTCATGTGGATCGCCAGTGGTCTGCTGACGTACCTGCTGCTTGACGTGCCGATTCTGCTGGCCCTCCTGATCGGCGCGGTGATCACGCCGACCGACCCGGTGGTGGCTTCTTCTCTCGTGTCGGGTGAGGCGGCCAAAGACACCTTGCCGGATGACGATCGGCATCTGCTTTCTGCCGAGTCGGGCATCAACGACGGGCTGGCCTACCTGCTGGTGCTGCTGCCGATACTGCTGCTGCTCAATTCGACGGGTACGGCACTGGAGCACTGGTTGAGCATGACGCTGGTCAGGGAGATCATCGGGGGCGTGATGGTGGGGATCGCCGCAGGTTACGGGGCCGGTCGTCTGTTGGAATGGTGCGAACACCGCCGGCTGATCGAACAGCCATCGTTTCTTTCGACCACCATCGCGCTGGCACTGCTGGTGTTGGGCGGCGCGAAACTGCTCGGCACAAACGGTGTGCTGGCTGTGTTCGTCGCAGGTATCGCCTTCGATCAGGTGGTCGGTGGTGGGGAGCGTGCCCAGGAACACAAAGTGCAGGAATCGGTGAATCAATTCTTTTCCCTGCCGATATTTACCTTGTTCGGCTTGATGGCCCCCGTACAGGAATGGCTTGACCTGGGCTGGCCGCTGCTGGTGCTCGGTCTGGGCGTGTTGCTCTTTCGACGCCTGCCGTTCGTGTTCCTGGCGAGGCGAGCCTTGCCACAACTGCCACGCAGGCGGGATCTGCTGTTCCTGGGATGGTTCGGGCCGGTCGGGGTGTCGGCGATGTTCTACGCGATGCTGGCCTTGCGAAAAACCCAGGAGCCGGTCGTATGGGTCGTGAGCAGCCTGGTCATCCTGGCCTCGATCGTGGCGCACGGCCTCTCGGCCACGCCCTTCGTCAAGTGGTACGGACGGCAGACAGCGGCGCAAGAAGGCGTCCAAAGCCCACGGCATTGA
- a CDS encoding erythromycin esterase family protein — protein sequence MTVKSWLLSAALTLSVTTSAAPPPASTLAGAVRAAAVPVTDDPRSFDALVQLARGATYVLLGEASHGTHEFYHARAEITRRLIKEHGFDAVVIEGDWPDAQRVNRFVRGEGSDRTAELALGNFERFPRWLWRNTVVRDFTTWLRAHNDGRQNTARAGFYGMDLYSLASSRREVLRAFETLDPARAERVRAQYACLGAFGADLQDNRGAPATGNAQACEQTVQNVFTDLQRFADERRGRPGTSAEALFDLVQNARLVKNAVAYERTAGNIFGGASSWNVRDQHMFETLEAIRTHLGKDARIVVWAHNSHLGDARATEMGRGGELNVGQLVRQRHGQAALLVGFTTHTGSVTAAQAWDAPAQRMQVRPSLEGSYERLFHDTGLPNFLLDLRRAPQGLQQERLERAIGVQYLPASERQSHYFRANLPRQFDAVVHFDETRALEPLDPAAR from the coding sequence ATGACCGTGAAATCCTGGCTGCTGAGTGCCGCGCTCACCCTGTCCGTCACCACCAGTGCGGCCCCGCCGCCCGCGAGCACGCTGGCCGGAGCGGTGCGTGCAGCTGCCGTGCCCGTCACGGACGATCCGCGCAGTTTCGATGCCCTGGTACAGCTCGCGCGGGGCGCGACGTACGTGCTGCTCGGTGAGGCCTCGCATGGAACGCATGAGTTTTACCACGCCCGTGCAGAAATCACCCGGCGCCTGATCAAGGAACACGGCTTCGACGCGGTGGTGATCGAAGGAGACTGGCCAGACGCGCAGCGGGTGAACCGTTTCGTGCGCGGTGAGGGCAGCGACCGCACTGCCGAACTCGCCCTGGGAAACTTCGAGCGTTTTCCGCGCTGGCTGTGGCGCAACACCGTCGTGCGCGACTTCACGACCTGGCTGCGGGCGCACAACGACGGACGCCAGAACACGGCGAGGGCCGGCTTTTACGGCATGGACCTCTACAGCCTGGCGAGCTCACGGCGCGAAGTGCTGCGTGCCTTCGAAACCCTCGATCCGGCCAGGGCCGAGCGCGTCCGGGCGCAGTACGCCTGTCTGGGCGCCTTTGGAGCCGATCTTCAGGACAACCGTGGTGCGCCCGCCACCGGGAATGCGCAGGCCTGCGAGCAGACCGTACAGAACGTGTTCACCGACCTGCAGCGCTTCGCAGACGAGCGGCGTGGACGCCCTGGCACGTCCGCTGAAGCACTGTTCGATCTGGTGCAGAACGCCCGGCTGGTCAAGAACGCCGTGGCCTACGAACGCACTGCCGGGAACATCTTCGGCGGGGCCTCGTCGTGGAACGTGCGCGATCAGCACATGTTCGAAACGCTCGAAGCCATCCGTACCCATCTTGGTAAGGACGCCCGGATCGTGGTATGGGCACATAATTCGCACCTCGGCGACGCGCGCGCCACCGAAATGGGGCGCGGGGGTGAATTGAACGTCGGGCAGCTGGTGCGCCAGCGCCACGGTCAGGCGGCGCTGCTGGTAGGTTTCACCACCCACACGGGCAGTGTGACTGCCGCGCAGGCGTGGGACGCCCCGGCGCAGCGCATGCAGGTGCGTCCCTCGCTGGAGGGCAGTTACGAACGTCTCTTCCACGACACGGGCCTGCCGAATTTTCTGCTCGATCTGCGCCGGGCTCCACAGGGGCTGCAGCAGGAACGGCTGGAGCGCGCGATCGGCGTGCAGTACCTGCCTGCCTCCGAGCGTCAGAGTCACTACTTCCGTGCGAATCTGCCCCGGCAATTTGACGCGGTGGTGCATTTCGATGAAACCCGTGCGCTGGAGCCGCTTGATCCTGCCGCGCGGTGA
- a CDS encoding ArsR/SmtB family transcription factor — MNTAILSALAEPHRLHIVELLARQPLTVGEIAARLQMRQPQASKHLRVLSDAGVVKVEAVANRRICTLRPEPFQELDQWLNTYRQLWDDRFDRLDEYLQELQQSRTTDSDEK; from the coding sequence ATGAACACCGCGATCCTGAGCGCGCTGGCCGAACCTCACCGGCTCCACATCGTCGAACTGCTGGCCCGGCAGCCCTTGACCGTCGGTGAAATTGCTGCCCGGTTGCAGATGCGTCAACCACAGGCGTCCAAACACCTTCGCGTACTCAGCGATGCAGGTGTCGTCAAGGTCGAAGCCGTCGCCAACCGGCGTATCTGTACGCTGCGCCCGGAGCCTTTCCAGGAACTCGATCAGTGGTTGAACACCTACCGGCAGCTCTGGGACGACCGTTTCGACCGGCTCGACGAGTATCTGCAAGAACTTCAGCAAAGCCGCACGACAGATTCCGACGAAAAGTGA
- a CDS encoding SRPBCC domain-containing protein, with the protein MTGSTSSAPFPMTSRVEAGKELILERVFRAPRELVFDAFSKAEHLSKWWAPRGWEISHCTVDFHPGGRWHYCMKCVDGSQGDFYGMESWGLGVYQEIDAPARIVYTDYFSDAEANINEALPPTRSTLTFETVEGGTKVVNRALYNSEEALKTVMDMGMLQGITETWDHLARYLESMHT; encoded by the coding sequence ATGACCGGCAGCACCAGCAGCGCACCATTCCCAATGACCTCACGCGTCGAAGCAGGGAAAGAACTCATCCTCGAGCGTGTCTTTCGAGCTCCCCGTGAACTGGTGTTCGACGCTTTCTCGAAGGCCGAGCATCTCAGCAAATGGTGGGCACCCCGCGGCTGGGAAATTTCCCATTGCACCGTCGACTTTCACCCCGGAGGCCGGTGGCATTACTGCATGAAGTGCGTCGACGGCAGTCAAGGCGATTTCTACGGCATGGAATCGTGGGGTCTGGGCGTTTATCAGGAAATCGACGCTCCAGCGCGCATCGTGTACACCGATTATTTTTCGGACGCCGAGGCCAACATCAATGAGGCCCTGCCTCCGACCCGTTCGACGCTGACGTTCGAAACAGTCGAGGGTGGAACGAAAGTGGTCAACCGCGCCCTCTACAACTCCGAAGAAGCCTTGAAGACGGTCATGGATATGGGCATGCTCCAGGGCATCACTGAAACCTGGGACCACCTGGCGAGGTATCTGGAGTCCATGCACACCTGA